Genomic segment of Penaeus vannamei isolate JL-2024 chromosome 36, ASM4276789v1, whole genome shotgun sequence:
tatataatatataaatatatatatatatcatatatatatgatatgtatatgatatatatatatatatatatatatatagtatatatacatatatatatatagtatatatatatatgtatatatatatgtatatatatatatatatatatatatatatctgtaaatatgtatgtatatacatgtatgtatgtatgtatgtgtatatatgtatgcatatatgtatgtatatatgtatgcatatatgaatgtatatatgtatgtgtgtgtatatatatatatatatatatatatatatatatatatatatatatatatacatatatacatcatatatatatatatatatatatatatatatatatatatatatatatatatatatatatatatataatatatatttaaaaaatatatatatttatatatgtatatatatatatatatatatatatatatatatatatatatatataacaaatataaatgaaaatatatatacaaatttattagaatttatatatatataatatataatatatatatatatataatatatatgtatatatatatatatatatatatatatatatatatatatatatatatatatatatatatatataacagaaatataaatgaaaatatatatacaaatttattagaatatatatatatatatatatatatatatatatatatatatatatatatatatatatatatgtgtgtgtgtgtgtgtgtgtgtgtgtgtattttttttttttttcttatgcatgtgtatttatatggatatgcacacgtgtatatatattttttctagggGAAAAAATGCACTTGGTCTGAAAATACCTTAGTGATATATTAATTTGCAAGTTAAAATAGTTCTCTGAAATAGTAATTGTAAGGCatccgtatttttctttcttttttatttgtggtGCTTTTTCCTTTTCAATATTGTAAAATGCTCTACTATTTATAATTCTCAGAGAGATGACAAAGACCCAGCATATGATATCCCGTCTTTTGGTCGATACTCATTTTTTGGATTCGTTTGGTATCCTGTGGCATACCATTACTGGTAAGTTTTTATGCTAGAGGAAGTCTATTTGTCTCATGTAATTTCAGCTAACATAAGTGGAaagaaatatgattatttttttttaatgcctttCTGTATTTATGGAAAGAATGCATTCTTCGCatgaattttatttcattttacttctcAGGTGGGGGAGTACTTTATTTCTTTATGGATTTGCAGGTACAGATGGCTTGATGGAAGGTTTGTGGGTACTTCGTTGGTTGTGATAACGTCAAAAACCTTGCTTGACCAATTCCTCATGGAACCACCTCTGTTGGCATCTTTCTATGTTGGtaagtgttttgtttttgtttttggtggtaTCTTTTAAGATTTGTGTGTGATATTGGTAgattatattatctatttttacacactttcttttatataattttcatgtaATTTATgttactgtctctttctcccactccctctctgtacctctttctcttctctttcctctccttctcctcctcctctcacttttaCTTCCTTTCCCTATATTTGTAAAACATCTCATTTCAAAGCATATAAAAACTTTACAGGTATGAGTATACTTGAGGGGCAGGAAGATATATTCAGGGAGTGTAAGAAAAAGTATATACCAACATTTATGGTAAGTTTGTTTTTATATGAACTATTAGTTTTTAgtgactgcatatatatataatacttcatTTGTAGAATAATTAGTTTgttattcatgtaattatgattcaTACAAGTACTCttcctttatatatacttataaattacTTGTGCTTTGTTTCAATAATAGTGTGTtcttttataataattgtaattttcTATTACAGAGTGGTTGTGTCTTCTGGTTGCCTGCAATGGCTCTCAATTTTTGGTTGATGCCCAATTCAATGAGAGTTCTTTTCCTTGGTGCATGTACCTTTTTGTGGTGCAATTTTATATGTTGGTACAAGCGACAATAATGTGAAAGTTTAGtagtaaaagtaagtaaataaattactTTTATTAAATACAGACTTATAAGTTTcctatatttgtacatatctttCTCATAACTTGTCTGTAGATAATGCAAAAATACCAATAGTATTTGGTAATACTTTGATATACATTTACAGGAAAATGTAAGGTAATGACACTATCATAAACAATGTcaaaaactacacacacatacatgaaataATCTCtgcttagacaaaaaaaaagaagttagaaatgaggaaaataaagtgCGACTAATGTCAAGAGGATAGTAAGTTCACAGTAATCAAGAGGGGTCCTGGGGCCAGAGCTTCTGAAAGGGAAATATGGCAATTGGATAGGGTATTGGTGGTGGAGCCCCTGGGAtaggaaggtttttggttcataTGGCTGGAGTAATAGGAACTTTGTCTCAGAAGAGTGCAGTCACCTCTTAAACAATACCAAtacttttatttacattatttgcaATGGAAATACCAGATTTGCACATGTTAAAATGTGAATAATTGAAACAAGGAATAATACTTGCAAAGTAGGAAGGCTGTGTGAAACTAAAAAATTGCCCGATATTCAACCCAATGACTTCAGTGACATGTACTGCTCTAAGTCTTATTATATTAGGGTAGCTTCACATGGATGGTTCTGGGAGTATTTTGTCACTAAGTCACTAGACCTACCTGGTCTCAACTCCATCCTTAgaatttttaattttctattattgttattatcataattattattatgaacatctgTGCAGAGTTTCCCCagaacccttccctcccacactttTCCAAAACCACAAGGTTTTGCAGTTGTTGTTCACCCCTCAGGTTTCCTGTTTAGTATTGGAACTAATGTAGGTCAACTAGGAGTACCCTGTACCAAGCCTTGCAAGATGTTATATAAGTATCCAAACattatatcaattattttcaGATGCTACTTCAAATATATCATTCAacccttattttcttatttgatagtaaattagtatatatgttttttaagaCTTGTTACACCATTTTGGGAGGTCTGTACAGCCTGGTAGCTTCCCCGTAGTTTTTGTGATGTACCATTAGATTTGGGAAAATACAATTACTATGCATTATGCCTCGTCCCAATGTTTTCTTGAAGAACTTTTAATTTGCTTttggataaatatgtatatacatggagatATATGCACATTGAAAGATATTCTCCTCAGACCAAATGCCTGAAAATGCATTTATTACATTTTTGTTAATTTAAACTCATCTATAACATTAGCTTCGATATGTCCATGTAACCACAGTCATCAGATAAGTGCATTCATGTGAATATATCACTGCTAAAGTTGTAGATAAAAATTTTAATTAACAAAATTATTCAATATATGCCATTTTGGGTCATTGGATGAGTTTTCtttcatatccatatacatgtgtatatacattagcttatttatgtaaatatatatttatgttggcTTAATcaaaatgtaattatatacacatctatccttctatctacttGTAATGATGATCAAACTACCATCAACTATCAATAATAACTTGAGATGATAGTAGGGATGAAGGTCTACGGCATGTCTTTAGCTGGTTTAGTGTGTTAGGGTCCGCCCACCAGCAATCTATAATCCAGGCCGATTTACTAGTAATGGAATATAGTGTTTCGTAATTATTGGTAACCCTGAGCTTTCACTGACAATTACAGGTCTTGAGAGCAGTTATGAATTTGACAGCTGTAAATGACATTTGACATTTTGATAGGTTTGACACTATCTTGCCTGAAACACACTATGAGCATGGCTTGTAATTAAGCCAGCATTACTCATACCAACTGTGGCGCATGAGATTCTTCAGGCTTACCGACCAGTCCTTACAGAAAGGGCTTGTTTGAGCAGTTTTAATGCGGTTTGGGAATGCAGGGCTCACCGCACCCTTATCTGGGGACTTAATTGTGGAGTTGGCTCCAGCATTTAATAGTATGGCCAATACATTCAGGGCATCTGTTGGTTAAGATATATTGTCTCAAAACCCAATTTATAGTGTGAGCAACAAAAGCATGTACTAAGTcagcaatttttttttagatgtatgGGCAGAATAATTACTAAGGCAAATGACAGAAATTTAAAGATTATTGATTGCATCCTCTACCTGTCTTCTTCCAAAAACTGTTTCAAGTAATTCGGTAATGGTACACTATTTTAAATTGAGGAcataataaggagaaagaaaacagttTTCAAGcactttgtttttattgtgtgcATTACATTACATTCcaataaagatgaagaggaaagcaAGATTCCAAACAAAAAACCTAATACTTTTACAGTACAGAACACCGGGTAACGGGAAGAAACAAGACTGAGGGAAGATGGCCGATGAACCCCCAACCAGTGTGGAGGTTCTAAGTGTAAAAGTTTGTTGAAAGACACCAATCGAAAACTTATCTTGGTTTAATTTTTGGAAAAGAAGCGAATGACGAGTGCATGCCCTGTTTTGATTTTCCTAATTCATATTACACATTTACAAAAAAAGCAAGTAATACTGCTCTTATTTTTTTAATGGCAATGACTACCAGTAGTCATAACATAAAACCTATTTTCTTAAAAAATCCTTATCTTTCTTGGCCTCCCAATAAACTAATaactaaaaagataaaaacaacataaattaATGTACTTGTGTAATAACACAAAAACCCTACAGACTTAATGTACATTCAAAGGGAAAACAACAAACCATTTCCCAAACATATCTGGAATGTATCGTACTTAACAATGAAATGGAAGTGTCAGGTATCAAGGAATGCCTCtatgtaaaaacaaatacatgaCTAGCTTTCAAGCAAAATAACATTTCCAACATTCCGTGACAGTTTTATTTACAAACAACTTACGACAAGTCCCCAAGCATGAAATTTTGTTAGGAAAGTTCAAATACTGTATTTGTCAGACATTCCTTAAATACTGATACACTACTTGTAAAGGCTTCCAAACATTCTCATTCTATCTTGGCAACAATATCTACAGCACTGAATTTCACTATACATTTAATTGTCGGCAATCGCTTGTGCAGTCAATTAGCCCCAAGCAAAAACCTATTGTACATACTCGTACCGAATGCAGGCGAGGTCTCATACCACTGCAGTGATGAGAGGAAATGGTTTCACAGTTGAACGGTACTCTGTTTGTTGTATGTCTGAGGTTTTGCATCTTGGGTCACCAGTGAAACAGCTTTGCAGAAGCAttactttttcttcctgtttttttttttttgtgttttattttttcttctttttacaacaacacaacacaagtTGACCACGTTCTAGCAATTTTGACATTACTGCACTTGCGACTACTGACGCTCCAATAATCTTACGTACATTTATACACCAATAACTAGATGAATATGATTACAGAAGGTGAACTGGGCTATTCGGCCTTTTTTCACATAGTCACAACAGttacacaaaaaacaaactagGTTCGCCAACCAAATCATCTTGACCCCTGTTGGTTGAAGGTGAGACATGGACCATCATCTGTGataatttttttcccatttcttacaAATATATCTCTTTAAAATTTCCCGAGGATCAGTACTGGTGAAGGTTATAGGAAATTCAGTTGAGATTATTGAGAAAATATTTGTTTAGTAAAGTGCTGCCAAATCTTGCTTCttcttcaattattatttttatttcttgtgtaTTTTCTCTTGTGGAATCTAAAGGAtattaaaaaattaaagaaaaaaagaaaaaaaaaagtggtagaTAATAACaaggcaatttttttttcctttcatagaGCGCAATTAATGTTTCTTCTGATCTTTATACAATAACATGATATGTGgaagtatatattttatttcttttgaatgaagaaaaatatccTGTGGAAGATCTGCTCTGAAGAGCAGGACAAAAATAATGGCTTTGTggttcaaaatatataaatatatccacattTCATTCACTCTGCTTGGGgaaaatatattaacaataattatttgttttctctattaTCACATTATGAaactatatacataaaatagACTGGAAAATAGATATAAGGTCATATAACCACCGAATCTCCACTGGCCATGTTATTGGTGTCAGGGTTGCCAGATTATCCATTTACAATAATTAATCTATGTACATGCTCTAACAAAAATTCCTAGTTAGTCACATAAaataagcaaaagagaaaaaatatatatatatctatagtcttacatcattttaattattgctTTTTTCATTTTGTGCAGCCAATTTAGCTTTCATTACAATCTATAAAGTTTCATATATCAATATTTGGTTCAGTGAGATCATGGAGGTCTGCCTGGGCCGGACTTTATGGCCCACCTATACCATAATACAGACTGAAATTACTTACATTTACATAGTAAAGCTATGTAAATCATTAATTACATTTTCACTtacatgtttgcatacatacacctatGTTATATGTTCAGGCATTCTATACAAAGGAAATGACGAATAAtagtgtgtgtctgggtgtgtgtttgcatatgcatgtGAGTGAAACATTGCATTCACTACAGACCTAACAGAAAAAGTGTTAGGTTAATAGCCAAATGGTCATACTACGAACAAATTAATTATGAAgtgattacatacacatatacatacatatgtgtgtgtgtgtgtgtgtgtgtgtgtgtgtgtgtgtgtgtgtgtgtgtgtgtgtgtgtgtgtgtgtgtgtgtgtgtgtgtgtgtgtgtgtgtgtatgtgtgtgtatgtgtgtatgtatgtatgtatatgtacatatgaatatatatatatatatatatatatatatatatatatatatatatatatatatatatatatatatatatgtatatatacatacatacatacatacatacatataatatatatatatatatatatatatatatatatatatatatatatatatatatatatatatatatatatatatatatatatatatatatatatatatatatatatatatatatatatatatatgtatgtgtatgtgtgtgtgtatttgattagcCTAAAATGTTAGCTGTTAGGTGTTAAGTGAACACAGGGAaggtgtgtctatgcatgtaagagtatgcatatgtacagtatatgtaattGTGTCTTTGTCCACATGTCTCTCGTCTTTAGCCTGTCTGACAATCATTAATGAGATTCATACTGAGCAAATTGGAGCATTGCTTTAAAAAATAAGACTGAGTATATTCTTTTATCACAAAGCTATTTTTTTAAAGTAAtagcagaaagaaataaaatccttAGTAAAATCTCAGGAATGCCCTTAAAATATTGCACAAAAATTAAAGTTAAAACTGCCTGATACGGCCATAAAAGCTGAAAATCAAACCTTTGAAAATTTGGTGACCATGCAAAATGCTTTGCAATCAGGACAAATATTCTTGGTGATTGAGAAGGGGATAAAAGAGAAATCATGAACCTATCTTCACTCTGGCAACCCCGACTCATCTCTGTGATGGCGTAGCTTGCCCTTACATGATGAACCCACTTCCAGTATCGACatctgtacattatatatattctggACTCCACTGCAATACAGCTTTTAAATTTCATGTCGTgtttcttccttttaatcttaCTGACAGGAATAATGTTATTGCAAGTTATTGGCACATGttcaaaaggggaaaggaagggtgtgaACAGTATGGGAGTCAAAGTTTGTTTAACAAGGATAATTTGATGAAATAACATATCTGAGCACAATATTCTCAGGCAACCcttggggagaaagagagcgcatTCCCCCATGGGGGGAACACATTTGTTATCATGGCTCTAAAGCAGATTTGAGACGCAATCTGTCTGTTATCTTGCACTTCTGAATGTGAActtagattttaaaaatatagtcatcaaagtaaaaataaatgtgtTACAGATAGGGAATATTGATGTTTGTTGACTATATCCCAAGTACCATAGAATGAACTGAGGGACCTATAGGTTGCCTAACATCATCTACATTCTAAGACAGACGCATGGTACTCTCAATTTATCAGGACATAGAAAACACTTTGCAACTGCTTTAGGGGTAAAATGTGTCATCATTAtttacaagaaataaacaaaggattCCTAGTCTACCTGAAATGAAATAATTGAACATTAAGGATATCAATACTGAAAAATTGATCAAAGCATGAGGTAGCTAAAGCAATCTCTGACAATTTTGGTAACTGAAAATGAGACTAACcgtatcaaaaaaataataaataataaatatatatatattctttttctcgcTTAATCTTCTATACCAGTACTAGGGGCCCTTCTTGTGAAAGTTGTGTCTTGGAAGGTAGGTGAACTGACCTCTATTGTCATTTGTTAAAgtttcattactatcgttatcatttttatttatcttttacgcTTGTTCCTCCCTCAGGCCTTCAAAAACTCTccttaaaaattatttttttacttgttcaaCAACTCTCCATTGTTGTCAGCACTGTGTAGACTTTTCTTTTCTGCCTTTCGATGTTCCCTGGATGACCCAGCCCCCCAAAGGTATGCTGCTACCAGAAGGAGACCTGAAATACTTGGGTTGCTTGcggcaagaggggaggggggagggggagagtgacggTGCTATCCAGCAGAGCGGTGCCGACTAGTGTGTAGACTGACTAGTTGCGCCACAAAGAAAGTGCGCACGCACCTTGGTGGCCTAGTATGGAGGTGCCTGCTGCATACCTGTGTACAAGGAGGAGACATTAAGCCGAATGCACAACTATACTAGCAATACTGGCAATACATATTCTAGCCTACTTAGCCTAGTACTTATCTGCTTTATCTTACATTAGAAAATGAGTTTCTATTTGTACAAGTCCTCTTTGGACTCAAGTAATGAAGACAATTGTGAAATtgcataacaatagtagtgatgatgaatatCCTATTACAATAACCAACAACGTTCATGAAATGACTATGAAAAATCAACTTAGTATGTAAATGAAAAGGACTAATTACCTAACTatacttattatttctaaaggAGAAACTGATGAAAGATAGATTGGttgctaaaaaaataataataataataataaataaacaaataaaataataataataaaaaaaatcctaaactcCGTATTTTCCTTTCAAATCAAGGTAAAGATGTGGGTGACAGGCTGATAATTGTTAACAGGTTGGCAGGTTTGGTGGTGATGATTTGATAACGAACAAGTTTGTGATTATACttattaaaaatataatgatgtcaTTCATATTGTATTCTGGCAGTGATCACCAATCTGTCTAGTGCATCTTTGCCTTAATAAAAAGACAGTATAGCAAGATTTGTTTCTAAACTTGAATACATATAACATTAACAGACAGTGATAAGCTTTTTTTTCCAAGCAATACCTATATTTTGAAAAGCAAGAGTTTATCTTGAAGGAATCTAATTACATCTACTTTTTTAGACAAGGATTTCATAAAATACATTAAAACCACCATTTAGTCAAGAACAACTTTTCTGTATCAGGTTCAACTGAAAGTAAATTAAAACAgaagttttagtttttttctgacAATGATTTCAACAgatgaaattaagaaaaggaaaattaatccaagattatgatattaatattcataaaaataacaatatattatgAACAAAACCCTGATTCTACACTAAATGTTAATAATCTACTGTGATGACTTGTTAGCATATTTTTAACATGCAGTTAATGATGTGCAATATGGTTTCAGTTTTCTAGgttactttccctctttctaaacAATACTTTCAAGATACCTGCAAAGTGTTTCCCATATTTCATCTCACCAAAGCACCTCTTGCAGTGGTTACTAATCAAGACTGATAACTGTGGACTCTTAAATATGtaacagaaaaggaaatacatatatataggtaaatatataagtgaaaaaaggaaaaaaagataaaagaaagaaaaatatacatatatataaacataacattcCCACAGCCCTCAAAACCACCCACTCAATCACGGCTGTTGTTGATAGCTCATGGGTTCAGCCTCTGGCATTGTACCTGACTGAGGTGGTTGGCCTGGCTGGCCAGTGAACGGAGGTTGCGAATAGCCACCCTCAGGATCTGTGGCATCAGGGTAGCTGTTGTAGCCTCCCATGTTGGTTGGATCAGCCTCATAACTTGGGGCAAAGGCCTGGTCGGCCCCTTGTTTATACCTCATGAAGGCTAGGTAAGCTGCTGCAGCCTGTGGTTGATGGGCAGAGGAGTTTATTTTTGGTGAAGGGAACTAGGATGGAGTAAAATTATTGTTTATCAATGCTTTAGCAAATATATGTCACTACAAAGCAAAAGATCTATACTTTAGAAAAATGGTTACAAAAAAATCAATTTCTCAGAATTTCAGACTTCCACTtgctttcatattttctctttctttctcccatttccctgaCTCACCCAGGGAAAGATGGCGAAGAAGCTGAAGGCAATAGCAGCTTGCATGTTGTTGACACCATAGGGAGGAGTTGGTGCATTGCTCCACTTGTTGGTCAGGTAGCAGAAACCAATGAAGTACAAAAATGACCAGAAACCTGAAACCACAAGAAAATGgaacatcacaaaaaaaatattgatgattataatcatactaATGGCAGCAATACTAAAAATTGTAATACCAAATATGATAATTACAAGAGCAAATGTAAACATACATcaacatgaatataatataaatatgaaaataaaagccTTTTTCACAACTGATTTCCCATATAAAATTAtctgaaaagaaacaaatataaaagaaagttttcctttttgtttctttttatcagcATTTGCCTTCAGGCACACAATTATATATTGGATTATAATCTCCAActtactttgttttttgtttaatacATTCCCAAAGTCCTAATAATAAAGTCAACTCTATATATTCAGTAAAAACAAATGTCATAATCACAAATATgattacatatactatatactaatCATCTaattatgtttagatatatatctgATACTTTTTGAACAAATATTCACTCAAGTAATGTTAATAAGATATCATCAAATGTCATAGGGTGTCTTCTGTATGTGTCAttaaagttaatccagtattaaagtttaatccaggtctctagtgcgcatgcgcaatggcagcgtccaggatcaacttttaatgcacctcttgaacaggctttaatattaagcatattttttaaatcctgcacatgcgcagaagggacacattaatcccaccaatcatgtactgttacgtcacgtgtccgtcatgaacttcatgggtgccatcgcttgatttgccattcagagttattttcggcaattacatcgatcgtcttagaatcatgaaaatgaaattgtatatatttacacaaatgatcaaatattctgataaaggaaataacttatggtaatgaatataaaaaccaatataatcctacgaggaatctttgaagttcagaggctgcgggcatggaactcatatttccaggttagtgaaacaaaaattatatggtcagggtcacacaagttgacgttttaaatcaaatatgagccagtgttttaaagaagaattatgtactgaatttttctcaactactttacaacaaaattaacaagtatacttttctatggacctcctgaacagcatcctgaagaaaacatgtttccctcctccaacacgattcaacgcagcaaagagctgtccgaggaaactgcgcaatggatattaattgatgaatgtcatttttgtacttgagtgtcattgaaataaaaattggttttatagttgttagagcagtttcgttacccattttactactataaatataagatcgttatcatgaaaaaatagaatatttcataaataattatGTTTCTCtcataagtaagcctacttgtgcttcataattatcatatgaagattaAACTGCATCTTCAGTGACTGACtataactttctataacaatcacctttacTCCAatctataataaatgaatatcagttgtcagaaaaatcttttaacaatgcagtatctgaatgcaaattgcaaggtttatttatccaaataaattttatatcagactgcaaatctttaggtaatatctttaatactgtcttctatatcatatgcatagggacatgaagggtgaatgttgaatagatatattttggatgattttgttgcttatttacaggtatgagtgcatgactggCTTCAAAcactaccctacacaacatgcaacagttatgtgtgaagaaaACATTGCatagaaatgtttcaaaataccacagattgttcagcaataaaaagacaacatacctcagctcaCACCCTTTAGATTTGCAAAACCCATTCCCACACacccagaaatacgagaccacgatcttcacatcaacaacagtgggcagaaccatcactatatcacagaccaggaacatcacaagaattgatagaaatttaaattCCAAACatatcatatttgaaacagataatcttgaagaaatgtgtagagaaaatagaggtacaaactttcttactttgatatgatgctagtcttagttttcaattttgggaacattgggaggcataaagaattgattaataatatgaataattttttaatgccttgtcttcaatcatgtaggtacgtctgggatgaagggaaggaaaaggtggtgtTCAGAAGCATCTGTGAAGTTTAAATTATCacatttacagaacactttaaacaattaggaggcaaagcagtgcagagataaaaaaggcataagataattagtattatgaaaacattagtatgagtttcagtttcatgaaatacacattaaatataatagatattttgaaacctaagagatgtcttaaatagtttcttaaatatgattaccaaaaacatgacattacaaaaagaaagaaaaagataaaacatgaaatctcctaaaagagcgaatttcacgcgcgacatttctctactctccgacatgtttacatgataacggtggtgatagaatagtgagtacgacagtttttactgaacattattgtcgcgccgtctggcagcagagagtgtcgtcttcggtatggacacggtggattaggattaaactaaatactgtattaagagttaaggacactacagaagacgcccatatatttacattttttaccAAAACCTGAAACTGAAATTGAAACATATCTCTCCTAATTAACTTCAATAACTCATGACAAATCAATCTCGTGGTTAAGCCTTAGCCTTTAGATGACCTGGGGTTCATCTCATGGCTGACTTGGGTGCAGCTCCAGACAAGTAATAATTCACATCAAGTTACTATGATGCATGCATTACATTCTATGCATGCCCTGGGGCACTGGCTGAGAGAGAACAGGTTGTGTAATACTCCAAATGGCCATTATCTTGTATAAAAGGACTATATTTAGCAAGTAAATTTCCCTGCTATCCTTGAATGATGTCTCTTACAAATCATTGCATCTTCTTCCTGGTGCTGTGAACCTATAAGTAACCTCCATCCTAGTTTACAAGATTAGTCTCCTCATTCATCTGCTTACAATGTCATCTGGTGCTCTGCCAAATGATAAGCTGTGGGAATATTGCATATAACTAAATAGTTCATCATGAACACAGCCTGCAACCCTCCTAATTTATTAAAATGG
This window contains:
- the LOC113807166 gene encoding mpv17-like protein, with product MGAMARLVRFLRRKPLVKNIVGYGAMYVGAEFTQQTLTKKIWRDDKDPAYDIPSFGRYSFFGFVWYPVAYHYWYRWLDGRFVGTSLVVITSKTLLDQFLMEPPLLASFYVGMSILEGQEDIFRECKKKYIPTFMSGCVFWLPAMALNFWLMPNSMRVLFLGACTFLWCNFICWYKRQ
- the Syngr gene encoding synaptogyrin, whose translation is MMEEGAYGGGKAGAPFDPLSFVQRPQVILRAVTWLFSVIIFGCISSQGWTKDRTGKETCLYDGDSNACNYGVGISVIAFMASIGFIVGEYFFEQMSSIKTRKHYVMADMGFSGFWSFLYFIGFCYLTNKWSNAPTPPYGVNNMQAAIAFSFFAIFPWAAAAYLAFMRYKQGADQAFAPSYEADPTNMGGYNSYPDATDPEGGYSQPPFTGQPGQPPQSGMQQAPPY